Proteins encoded by one window of Lepeophtheirus salmonis chromosome 3, UVic_Lsal_1.4, whole genome shotgun sequence:
- the LOC121114815 gene encoding putative histone H1.6 — MAETMEGQSTSSASPISKKEKKSPEKQTKSRKVAASHPKYVDMVVAAIHGLKEQKGSSKHAILKYIMANYKVGDNDKHINAHVKIALKSGSSDGVLKQVRGNGAAGSFRVTDKKKNTSKSSPKKAKVASSTIKKDSSVKKSPVTKKTSNKKTKTVDKKTPKKVAVKKPAPKKTPVKKISKKSPAKKSPKTPTKKATSKRKTSAKK; from the coding sequence ATGGCAGAAACAATGGAAGGTCAATCCACCTCAAGTGCATCTCCTATctctaaaaaagagaaaaaaagtccTGAAAAACAAACCAAGTCAAGAAAAGTTGCTGCTTCACATCCTAAATATGTGGATATGGTTGTTGCTGCAATTCATGGGCTTAAAGAGCAGAAGGGCTCCTCCAAGCACGCTATTCTCAAGTACATCATGGCCAACTACAAAGTAGGGGATAATGATAAGCACATCAATGCACATGTTAAGATTGCACTCAAGAGTGGCTCCAGTGACGGAGTCTTAAAGCAAGTTCGAGGAAATGGGGCTGCTGGGTCCTTCAGAGTCacggataaaaaaaagaatacaagcaAATCCTCTCCCAAAAAAGCTAAAGTGGCTTCTTCTACTATTAAGAAGGATAGCTCTGTCAAGAAGAGTCCAGTCACAAAGAAGACTTCGAATAAAAAGACCAAAACAGTCGACAAGAAAACACCCAAGAAAGTGGCCGTCAAAAAGCCTGCCCCAAAGAAGACtccagttaaaaaaatttctaaaaagtctCCTGCTAAAAAATCCCCGAAAACTCCTACCAAAAAGGCAACATCCAAGAGAAAGACTTCGGCAAAGAAGTGA
- the LOC121114814 gene encoding activator of basal transcription 1: MLRKKMSSSSSNDFYLSDEEMDEDINSLQYTSEDEDDEVDEADDKEEVGGKAKGSCFVDHEEGENGKGRNGKKKKKPGIIYLSSIPHGFNVSRTTAYFSKFGQVGRVFLQPNSRDKNKLKSFIEGWIEYMSKSVAREVAESINCTHVGGKKRSKSHDVLWNVKYLPRFKWSHLTERMNYEKVVHNQKMRNEVSQAKKEVDYFRTNIDKCKNIKTDEIQSPRPYDFFLKDTESAIFAKRKRQSTTQSPSPYKKSKREATIIPSKKARKNKGKGKSSTQKRSEFLKNVFGGSAD; the protein is encoded by the exons ATGTTGAGGAAAAAGATGTCGTCCTCCTCAAGTAACGATTTCTATTTATCTGATGAAGAAATGGACGAAGATATAAATTCCCTTCAATACACAAGTGAGGATGAGGATGATGAAGTTGATGAGGCGGATGATAAAGAGGAAGTAGGAGGAAAAGCGAAAGGGTCTTGTTTCGTTGATCATGAAGAGGGTGAAAATGGTAAAGGACGAAAcggaaagaagaagaagaagcctggaattatatatttgagttcCATCCCACATGGCTTTAACGTCTCTCGTACAACAGCCTATTTCTCCAAGTTTGGACAAGTCGGAAGAGTATTCCTACAGCCAA ATTCAcgggataaaaataaattaaagagttTTATTGAGGGATGGATTGAATATATGAGCAAGTCTGTGGCTCGGGAAGTTGCTGAATCTATAAACTGCACTCACGTTGGCGGGAAGAAGAGGAGTAAATCACATGATGTCCTTTGGAATGTCAAATACCTTCCTCGTTTCAAGTGGTCCCATCTAACCGAGAGGATGAATTACGAAAAAGTGGTGCATAATCAAAAAATGCGGAACGAAGTGTCTCAGGCCAAGAAAGAAGTAGATTACTTTAGGACAAATATCgacaaatgcaaaaatataaaaactgacGAAATTCAATCGCCTCGCCCCTAcgatttctttttgaaagatacTGAATCCGCCATATTCGCTAAACGAAAAAGACAAAGCACGACACAATCCCCATCTCCCTACAAGAAGTCAAAACGCGAAGCAACTATAATCCCATCCAAAAAAGCTAGGAAGAATAAAGGGAAAGGGAAATCATCGACTCAGAAAAGATCAGAGttccttaaaaatgtatttggtgGATCAGCAGATTAG
- the LOC121114812 gene encoding tudor domain-containing protein 7, translated as MMSTEDQRKEVVDLIRACLLSSKGGVGLDQINKDYKDLVGDNIPFRSLGHNTLTDFFSKARDVCRIMETNGRIIIHPVATESTHHIDNLVSHQKKSSAKGGKRRVQSQYGLSAGRRPNQRSNWIPPSPMNTNGNSNHPRGGRRPTNSRKVGSGRLPPRSSIANSTYRPYPSHQKLRTPSTHHSFTNNQSNSNHSNSYPLKIGTFHSGKPNHHPRSKSGGKNQNPPERSYVKDLTQYYQDKGYGTPEFKTSEMGSKKMRHRTYVSSVTVEGQSFRTFPIEYSSKELAEEAAARLAVDSLGLKRETQNNKHNDGFNFRQAGEINSLIADRIVEIVGDKWNGIWSTQIDVEYKAKYEEVLPPDWPQLIIPTKHHLRIDIPIENHYIVLPMKEKEEPKVNSNNNGLENVDAQITSVHSDLKGDTKEDNFEELLSVDDNYSGKALPPISISEETYWDVYITVISSPNEVVVRLLSENYNKIFEDLTTDMELYYYDYSSKLPLVNEPLVGCLYAAKLDTDWHRVRVTNVHGIKVTCYFIDHGDEDDLNVQNLRPIHPKFLKLPPQALSIKLAGFENLVDADDTILTYMRENVLGRSLVAEVVSRGEKGTDPTLILFDTSTEKDININKKILELSNEGVNCNSSILPSAGEEVVSVYLSYVSSTGICYIQRETPTINLIEKLIDETKDKILEQEFSHSLDINTLYLARNRSDNRWLRAALLTTEVIDEKVEIVHIDYGSHDEVDLSDLRDIGSTKLLSETPYQALKCRLANIPCTYQWTEETTNRLKNLAPENKLLSLKVISSSGDTPEVEIYAKEDDKLSVSFNSIISQLKELFIVNNQDFENSTSPTNVITDDNDKKRSSLSPQDELLFSDIASLKGLVPPKIPEKEEYFDVTVTLAANPSTFYVKPWRQTESLEILTSEMIEFYSSPTRRVVDITLEDLSKDSFFAAVHSDGFWYRIKVDRVLDDQTITVKFVDYGDFAMVNLKNLQPLWPQFRNLPMQAIKAFLSDIVPVNGDWTPADAIWFSNRSVNKQFVSVVKDISQEEDGSVKLGVSLIDVSHPKEDIIIDKLLVDEKRAVYLCI; from the exons ATGATGTCGACTGAAGATCAAAGAAAAGAAGTTGTAGATCTGATTCGTGCCTGCCTCCTAAGCAGCAAGGGTGGGGTCGGGCTGGATCAGATTAATAAAGACTATAAAGATCTCGTGGGTGACAACATTCCGTTTCGGAGTTTAGGACACAACACACTCACGGACTTCTTCTCCAAGGCGAGGGATGTGTGCCGTATTATGGAGACGAATGGTCGAATCATCATTCATCCCGTGGCAACGGAGTCAACGCATCACATTGACAACCTGGTGAGCCACCAGAAGAAGTCCTCCGCAAAAGGGGGAAAAAGGCGTGTCCAATCCCAATATGGCCTCTCGGCGGGGCGAAGACCCAATCAAAGATCCAACTGGATTCCTCCCTCTCCCATGAATACAAATGGCAACAGCAACCATCCTCGTGGCGGAAGGCGGCCGACCAACTCCCGGAAAGTGGGCTCAGGAAGATTACCTCCGAGGAGTAGCATTGCCAATAGCACATATCGCCCATATCCATCTCATCAAAAACTACGAACTCCCTCCACTCATCACTCCTTCACTAACAATCAGTCCAATAGCAATCATTCCAA TTCCTATCCTCTTAAAATTGGTACATTTCATTCTGGAAAACCAAACCACCATCCTCGCTCAAAATCAGGGGGGAAAAATCAGAATCCTCCAGAACGCTCTTACGTCAAAGATTTAACACAATATTATCAAGATAAAGGATATGGTACACCCGAATTTAAAACCTCTGAGATGGGTTCAAAAAAAATGAGACACAGGACTTATGTATCATCTGTAACCGTAGAAGGGCAATCATTTCGAACATTCCCTATTGAATATAGTTCTAAAGAGTTAGCTGAGGAAGCAGCAGCTCGTCTTGCTGTAGATTCACTTGGTTTAAAGCGGGAAACTCAAAATAATAAGCATAATGATGGCTTCAATTTTCGACAAGCAGGTGAAATCAATTCGCTTATTGCTGATCGAATTGTCGAAATTGTTGGAGACAAATGGAATGGTATTTGGTCAACACAAATTGATGTAGAGTACAAAGCAAAATATGAAGAGGTGTTACCTCCCGACTGGCCACAGCTAATTATTCCGACGAAACACCATCTTAGAATTGATATTCCTATTGAAAACCATTATATTGTTCTTCctatgaaagaaaaagaagaaccaaaagtgaatagtaataataatggtCTTGAAAATGTTGATGCACAAATCACTTCTGTTCATTCTGATCTGAAAGGAGACACAAAGGAGGATAATTTTGAAGAGCTATTAAGTGTTGACGATAATTACTCTGGGAAAGCTCTTCCACCTATAAGTATTTCAGAGGAAACTTATTGGGATGTGTATATTACTGTCATTTCGAGTCCAAATGAAGTTGTTGTACGTCTACTCAGCGAgaactataataaaatttttgaagatttaacTACTGATATGGAATTATATTACTATGACTATTCATCTAAACTACCACTAGTGAATGAACCTCTTGTTGGGTGCTTATATGCAGCTAAACTTGATACAGACTGGCACAGAGTTCGTGTTACAAATGTTCACGGTATAAAAGTTACATGCTACTTTATTGACCATGGAGATGAAGACgatttaaatgttcaaaatttaagACCAATTCACcctaagtttttaaaattaccaCCACAGGCATTGTCTATTAAACTTGCGGGGTTTGAAAATTTAGTTGATGCTGATGATACTATTCTCACTTATATGAGAGAAAATGTTCTTGGTAGATCCCTTGTTGCGGAAGTTGTATCTAGAGGAGAAAAGGGTACTGATCCAACACTTATTCTCTTTGACACATCTACTGAAaaggatattaatataaataaaaagattcttGAACTCTCAAATGAAGGAGTCAATTGCAATAGTAGCATCTTACCATCCGCTGGGGAGGAAGTAGTCTCAGTCTATCTTTCTTATGTTTCTAGTACAGGAATCTGTTATATTCAAAGAGAAACGCCGACAATAAATTTGATAGAGAAGTTAATTGATGAAACTAAGGATAAAATACTTGAGCAAGAGTTTTCACATAGTTtggatataaatacattatatttagcAAGAAATCGTTCAGATAATAGGTGGTTAAGAGCTGCTCTCCTTACAACAGAAGTAATCGATGAAAAG gTTGAGATTGTACATATTGATTATGGAAGTCATGATGAAGTTGACTTAAGTGATTTGCGTGACATTGGATCTACAAAACTCTTATCGGAAACTCCTTATCAG gcATTGAAGTGTAGATTAGCCAATATACCGTGCACTTATCAGTGGACAGAAGAAACCACAAATAGATTGAAAAATCTTGCTCCAGAAAATAAGCTCTTATCTTTAAAAGTCATTTCCTCATCCGGCGATACACCTGAAGTAGAAATTTATGCTAAGGAAGATGATAAACTGAGTGtttcatttaattcaattatatctcAGCTAAAGgaactttttattgttaataatcaAGATTTTGAAAATTCCACGAGTCCCACCAATGTAATAACAGATGATAATGATAAGAAAAGAAGCTCATTATCACCTCAAGATGAGCTTTTATTTTCTGATATTGCATCTTTGAAAGGCTTAGTTCCTCCCAAAATTCCAGAAAAAGAGGAATATTTTGATGTCACTGTTACATTAGCAGCAAATCCTAGCACTTTTTAT GTAAAACCTTGGAGGCAAACAGAATCCTTAGAAATACTTACAAGTGAAATGATCGAATTTTATTCTAGTCCGACTCGTCGTGTCGTCGACATAACTTTGGAAGACCTTAGTAAGGATTCGTTTTTTGCAGCAGTTCACTCGGATGGATTTTGGTACCGAATTAAAGTTGATAGAGTACTCGACGATCAGACGATAACTGTTAAATTTGTTGATTACGGGGACTTCGCTATGGTAAATTTAAAGAATCTGCAGCCATTGTGGCCCCAATTTAGAAACCTTCCTATGCAGGCTATTAAAGCCTTTTTGTCAG ATATAGTCCCAGTGAATGGAGATTGGACTCCTGCTGACGCGATATGGTTTAGTAATCGGTCAGTAAATAAACAATTCGTTTCCGTAGTGAAAGACATATCCCAAGAAGAGGATGGTTCGGTCAAGCTAGGAGTATCCCTTATAGATGTGTCACACCCTAAAGAAGATATTATCATCGACAAGCTTCTTGTTGACGAGAAAAGAGCCGTTTATTTGTGCATATAa
- the LOC121114817 gene encoding transmembrane protein 192, translating to MSRSERPNSTDGEDQDSHVTQVADSEGTWDYDFKPMPTYVLCIILMTSNLFLLFLTLILPSICWRKKHCSIRPFSWLIYGHGLHWLIHLIGDQYWKYHHAKSKLDGYIEFYIQTKNIRRAPFYIVSFGNALLLIASTILYENCKSYICEEVDYLRGLVTIEALSILSLITKYLVNLKKFHETKAPPDVLRQDWMNRLISKRVPTLGISDLIGASPDKIRNIVLDRQSEVISLMMVEIDELRLKIDQYTFTTQPSNG from the exons ATGAGTCGATCTGAAAGACCAAATAGTACTGATGGGGAAGATCAAGATTCTCATGTTACTCAAGTTGCCGATAGTGAAGGAACATGGGACTACGATTTCAAACCAATGCCAACTTATGTTTTGTGTATCATTTTGATGACAAGTAATCTCTTTCTTctgtttttaactttaattctACCGAGTATCTGTTGGAGAAAAAAGCATTGTTCAATTCGGCCATTTTCGTGGTTAATTTATGGACATGGCCTTCACTGGCTTATCCATCTAATCGGGGATCAATATTGGAAATATCATCATGCGAAATCAAAATTGGATGGATATATAGAATTTTACATTCAGACGAAAAACATACGAAGAGCACCATTCTATATCGTATCATTTGGAAATGCATTATTACTTATTGCTTCAACTATTCTTTATGAGAATTGCAAGTCTTATATTTGTGAAGAAGTTGATTATTTACGAGGACTTGTGACTATCGAAGCTCTTTCTATATTGAG TCTAATTACTAAGTACCTTgtaaacttgaaaaaatttcatgaaacaAAAGCTCCTCCAGACGTGCTTAGACAAGATTGGATGAATAGATTAATCAGTAAACGTGTTCCAACTCTAGGCATAAGTGACTTGATAGGAGCTTCACCCGATAAAATACGTAACATTGTTCTTGACAGACAGTCTGAAGTCATAAGTCTTATGATGGTTGAAATAGATGAGTTAAGACTCAAGATAGATCAGTATACATTCACAACGCAGCCAAGTAATGGTTAA